One part of the Lysobacterales bacterium genome encodes these proteins:
- a CDS encoding GNAT family N-acetyltransferase, whose translation MKDRPFPLQSPMPPITIRPARPEDLDTLVGFNAAMALETEQLTLDPERLRAGVALLLADAAKGQYRVAERDGTVVGALMLTREWSDWRCGDWWWIQSVYVRPEARRCGVFRALYDSVEREARARADVCGLRLYVERDNAHAQATYSALGMAEAHYRMFEVSTRG comes from the coding sequence ATGAAGGATCGCCCTTTCCCGCTGCAAAGCCCGATGCCGCCGATCACGATCCGCCCCGCGCGCCCGGAAGACCTCGACACCTTGGTCGGCTTCAACGCAGCCATGGCGCTGGAGACCGAACAGCTCACACTCGACCCGGAGCGCCTGCGCGCGGGCGTGGCCCTGCTGCTGGCCGACGCCGCGAAAGGCCAGTACCGGGTCGCCGAACGCGACGGCACCGTAGTCGGCGCACTCATGTTGACTCGCGAGTGGAGCGACTGGCGCTGCGGCGACTGGTGGTGGATCCAGAGCGTGTACGTGCGGCCCGAAGCGCGCCGCTGCGGCGTGTTCCGCGCGCTGTACGACAGCGTCGAACGCGAGGCCCGAGCCCGCGCCGATGTCTGCGGCCTGCGCCTGTACGTGGAGCGCGATAACGCCCACGCACAGGCCACCTACAGCGCCCTCGGCATGGCGGAAGCGCACTACCGGATGTTTGAAGTCTCCACACGCGGGTGA
- a CDS encoding class I SAM-dependent methyltransferase, whose amino-acid sequence MFKDHFSAQAGLYAAARPSYPEALFDWLAGLPGERELAWDVGCGSGQAALPLARRFERVVATDPSAAQVALADTLGNIDYRVEPAELPSLPLGSVDLITVAQALHWFDRDAFYDAVYGVLRKDGVIAVWCYGLSLVMPPVDQIFMRLYRGVLGPYWPPERKHVENGYAELAFPFEPIEAPRFNIELDLRLADYLDYLRSWSASQAWLRKHGEDPVQQIAEEMAIAWGDPEQARRVRWPIHLKVGRRLPPD is encoded by the coding sequence ATGTTCAAGGATCACTTCTCCGCCCAGGCCGGCCTGTATGCCGCGGCGCGCCCGAGCTATCCCGAGGCGCTGTTCGACTGGCTGGCCGGCCTGCCTGGTGAGCGCGAACTCGCCTGGGATGTCGGCTGCGGCAGCGGTCAAGCGGCGCTGCCACTGGCGCGTCGCTTCGAACGGGTGGTTGCCACCGACCCCAGCGCCGCCCAGGTCGCGCTGGCGGACACGCTGGGCAATATCGACTACCGCGTCGAGCCGGCCGAGCTGCCGTCCCTGCCGCTGGGCAGCGTTGACCTGATCACCGTCGCTCAGGCTCTGCACTGGTTCGATCGCGATGCGTTCTACGACGCGGTCTATGGCGTCCTGAGAAAAGACGGCGTCATCGCCGTCTGGTGCTACGGGCTGTCGCTGGTCATGCCGCCGGTCGACCAGATCTTCATGCGTCTCTACCGCGGTGTGTTGGGCCCGTACTGGCCGCCCGAGCGCAAGCATGTCGAGAACGGCTATGCCGAGCTGGCGTTTCCGTTCGAGCCGATCGAGGCGCCACGTTTCAACATCGAGCTGGACCTGCGTCTTGCGGATTACCTCGACTACCTGCGCAGCTGGTCTGCCAGCCAGGCTTGGCTGCGCAAGCACGGCGAGGATCCGGTGCAGCAGATTGCCGAAGAGATGGCGATCGCCTGGGGCGATCCCGAGCAGGCGCGTCGCGTGCGCTGGCCGATCCATCTGAAGGTCGGACGGCGCTTGCCGCCCGACTGA
- a CDS encoding DUF2141 domain-containing protein — MNRLGSSILGAALTVAMPPALASQLVVEVTGLEDAEGPVVVEVFGSRVGFPRQPSYTSSVPVVAGSARAEFTELGPSDYVIHAWHDRNENGKADRGFGAEPFGFSNLPVGERGDWEETRITLGVDPLNLRFDFGPLRDDD, encoded by the coding sequence ATGAATCGGCTAGGCAGCAGCATCCTGGGCGCAGCGCTGACGGTGGCCATGCCACCGGCGTTGGCGTCTCAGCTCGTGGTGGAAGTCACCGGTCTTGAGGACGCTGAGGGCCCGGTGGTTGTGGAGGTGTTCGGCAGCCGCGTGGGTTTTCCTCGACAGCCGAGCTATACCTCGTCGGTTCCGGTGGTCGCCGGAAGCGCGCGCGCCGAGTTCACCGAGCTGGGGCCCAGCGACTACGTGATCCACGCCTGGCACGATCGCAACGAGAACGGCAAGGCGGATCGGGGCTTTGGCGCTGAGCCCTTCGGTTTCTCCAACTTGCCGGTGGGCGAGCGCGGCGACTGGGAGGAAACGCGAATCACGTTGGGGGTGGACCCACTCAACCTGCGCTTCGACTTCGGCCCGCTGCGCGACGACGATTGA
- a CDS encoding ABC transporter permease, whose amino-acid sequence MSRNRRRRPPAAPRVAAVPRGFAAALSHLRDLHLYSLVSSLGRIATRPFATALTVGVIAIALVLPLALALMLDNLKGLTGAVEQAREIGVFLELDLDQAAQQQVEQAARDLPGVADVSLRTPQQGLAEFERYAGFGEALALLDENPIPAVLDVAPAVHADLPALVGALESLRGVELVQHDALWRQRLEAWLQLGERAVLALGVLLLAGALLVVGNTVRLDVQGRAEEIAVVQLLGGTAGFIRRPFLYLGAWYGLLAGLLALALLAALQFGLSAPVDALVRTYDSGFRLRGLGILPTLAVPCAAAALGWLGAFLAVGHHLRQGQSGRTVDVE is encoded by the coding sequence ATGAGCCGCAACCGTCGCCGTCGCCCGCCGGCTGCGCCGCGCGTCGCTGCCGTACCCCGCGGATTCGCGGCTGCGCTGTCGCACTTGCGCGATCTGCATCTCTACAGCCTGGTGTCGAGCCTCGGGCGAATCGCGACCCGTCCGTTTGCCACGGCCCTGACCGTGGGTGTCATTGCCATCGCCTTGGTGCTGCCGCTGGCGTTGGCCTTGATGCTCGACAACCTGAAGGGGCTCACCGGTGCGGTCGAGCAGGCCCGTGAGATCGGTGTCTTCCTCGAACTCGACCTTGATCAGGCCGCCCAGCAGCAGGTCGAGCAGGCCGCCCGCGACCTGCCCGGCGTCGCAGACGTCAGCTTGCGCACGCCGCAACAGGGGTTGGCCGAGTTCGAGCGCTACGCCGGTTTTGGTGAAGCCCTCGCACTGCTCGACGAGAACCCCATACCCGCGGTGCTGGACGTGGCGCCGGCAGTCCATGCGGACCTGCCTGCACTTGTAGGTGCGCTGGAGTCATTGCGTGGCGTTGAACTGGTCCAGCACGACGCGCTCTGGCGGCAACGTCTGGAGGCTTGGCTACAGCTCGGTGAGCGTGCCGTCCTGGCGCTGGGTGTGCTGCTGCTGGCCGGCGCACTGCTGGTGGTCGGCAACACAGTGCGTTTGGATGTGCAGGGCCGCGCCGAGGAAATCGCGGTTGTCCAGCTGCTGGGCGGCACGGCCGGCTTCATCCGGCGTCCATTTCTGTACCTCGGTGCCTGGTACGGCCTGCTGGCCGGTCTTCTGGCGCTGGCGCTCCTGGCCGCGCTGCAGTTTGGGCTGTCGGCCCCGGTGGATGCCTTGGTTCGCACCTATGACAGCGGTTTCCGGCTGCGCGGACTCGGCATCCTTCCCACCCTTGCGGTACCCTGCGCGGCTGCCGCACTGGGCTGGTTGGGGGCCTTCCTCGCTGTCGGCCACCATCTACGCCAAGGACAGTCGGGGAGGACAGTCGATGTGGAGTGA
- the queD gene encoding 6-carboxytetrahydropterin synthase QueD codes for MEIFKVFTLEAAHRLPKVPAGHKCARLHGHSFRVEIHVEGEPDPETGWLMDFADIKTAFQPIYDRLDHHYLNEVPGLDNPTSERLAIWIWEQLKPSLPELSMVVVHETCTSGCRYRGL; via the coding sequence ATGGAAATCTTCAAGGTCTTTACCCTCGAGGCGGCCCACCGCCTGCCCAAAGTACCCGCCGGTCACAAGTGCGCGCGCCTGCATGGGCACAGCTTCCGCGTGGAGATCCACGTGGAGGGCGAACCCGACCCCGAAACCGGCTGGCTGATGGACTTCGCCGACATCAAGACGGCCTTCCAGCCCATCTACGACCGACTAGACCATCACTATCTCAACGAGGTGCCTGGCCTCGATAACCCCACCAGCGAGCGACTGGCCATCTGGATCTGGGAGCAGCTGAAGCCCTCATTGCCTGAACTGTCGATGGTGGTGGTGCACGAAACCTGCACCTCGGGCTGTCGCTATCGCGGGCTCTGA
- a CDS encoding response regulator, whose product MSGASITRHITSETPRVMVVDGSKVVRRLLEQVLKAELPGVTLLSCETGAEAQVALQSGVVDLVTTALRLPDMDGLQLARYVREHAPQAFIPIIVVSGDVNERLIERSFSDDVTDYFDKSLGFAALGAFIRGYVHPQDETGGDVLYVEDSKVVAVATRRMLEKHGLKVTHVVSVEDALALLEQYVAEGRVPGPDIVLTDVYLKGGMTGHDLLEQVRGRFAYGKAQLPILVMTGDDNPANQSALLRAGANDLVEKPIEERLLVTKLLFQLRVGRIMRSKVQGA is encoded by the coding sequence ATGAGCGGCGCCAGCATCACCCGCCACATCACCTCGGAGACTCCGCGGGTCATGGTGGTGGACGGCTCCAAGGTCGTGCGTCGGCTGCTGGAGCAGGTGCTGAAGGCCGAACTGCCGGGCGTCACCTTGCTGTCCTGCGAGACCGGCGCCGAGGCCCAGGTCGCCCTGCAATCCGGCGTGGTCGACCTGGTCACCACCGCCCTGCGCCTGCCCGACATGGATGGTCTGCAGCTCGCCCGCTACGTGCGCGAGCATGCGCCGCAGGCCTTCATCCCGATCATCGTGGTGTCGGGCGATGTCAACGAGCGGCTCATCGAGCGCAGCTTCAGTGACGACGTCACCGACTACTTCGACAAGTCGCTCGGCTTCGCCGCGCTGGGCGCCTTTATCCGCGGTTACGTCCATCCACAGGACGAAACCGGCGGTGATGTGCTCTATGTGGAAGACAGCAAAGTCGTGGCGGTCGCCACCCGCCGCATGCTGGAGAAACATGGCCTCAAGGTGACCCATGTGGTCAGCGTCGAAGACGCGTTGGCGCTGCTCGAACAGTACGTGGCCGAGGGCCGCGTGCCGGGTCCGGACATCGTGCTGACCGACGTCTACCTCAAAGGCGGAATGACCGGTCATGACCTGTTGGAGCAGGTGCGCGGCCGCTTCGCCTACGGCAAGGCCCAGCTGCCCATCCTGGTGATGACCGGCGACGACAATCCGGCCAACCAGTCCGCCCTTCTGCGCGCCGGCGCGAACGACCTGGTCGAGAAGCCGATCGAGGAACGCCTCCTGGTCACCAAGCTGCTCTTCCAGCTGCGGGTCGGCCGGATCATGCGTTCCAAGGTGCAGGGCGCTTGA
- a CDS encoding potassium/proton antiporter — protein MESLQANDFWMLIGGVLLLAGILSSLVATRFGAPLLLVFLVIGMLAGEDGPGGIAFSNYQITYALGSIALAVILFDGGMRTRLSQVRGALAPAGVLATVGVVMTAGMTGVAVHYILDLGWIPSLLLGSIIASTDAAAVFFLLRSNGLHLQRRVGATLEVESGSNDPMAIFLTLLLVGLAMSPVAVTPGELALSFFQQIGIGGIAGYAGGRVLAHALNRLELPSGLHPLLAVSGAIALVPLTNILGGSGFLAVYVAGLVVGNRPVRAFANVLSVQDAATWLAQMLMFLVLGLLVTPSHLLDLALPALAIAAFLMLVARPIAVVLCLWPFGYGKRELAFVSWVGLRGAVGIFLASVPMLVGLPDAQMYFNIGFVVVLTSLLVQGWSLSWAAFRLGVAVPRRDPPSRRVELDLPGQLEHEMVGYRVAPDCALVSGRGRLPAWARPVLVVRHGRVLSPEEASTLQVEDYAYYLAPPGRVIRLDWLFAEGADAREAERELFGEFTLPGNVPLGPLADFYGLKLSPRVAGKSAAELFSDRFDDQPQIGDSLEVGGAVLVVRDLSEDQVSRVGLKFRSTPRAPKFGRSSAGRLVERLRRKKPVGSESSEGSSN, from the coding sequence ATGGAGAGCCTGCAGGCAAACGACTTCTGGATGCTGATCGGCGGCGTGCTGCTGCTCGCGGGCATCCTCTCAAGTCTGGTGGCGACCCGCTTCGGCGCCCCCCTGCTGCTGGTGTTCCTCGTGATCGGCATGCTTGCCGGCGAAGACGGCCCGGGCGGCATCGCCTTCAGCAACTACCAGATCACCTATGCGCTGGGCTCGATCGCGCTGGCGGTGATTTTGTTCGACGGTGGCATGCGCACGCGCCTCAGTCAGGTGAGAGGCGCGCTTGCGCCGGCCGGTGTGCTGGCGACCGTGGGCGTCGTCATGACCGCCGGCATGACCGGTGTGGCCGTGCACTACATCCTCGATCTGGGATGGATTCCGTCCCTTCTGCTGGGCTCGATCATCGCCAGCACCGACGCCGCCGCCGTGTTCTTTCTGCTGCGCTCGAACGGCTTGCATCTACAGCGACGGGTCGGCGCGACGCTCGAAGTCGAATCAGGCAGCAACGATCCGATGGCGATCTTCCTCACCCTGCTCCTGGTCGGCCTGGCCATGTCGCCCGTCGCAGTCACGCCGGGCGAACTCGCGCTCAGCTTCTTTCAGCAGATCGGCATTGGAGGCATCGCCGGCTACGCGGGCGGTCGTGTGCTGGCGCACGCTCTGAACCGGTTGGAGTTGCCCTCTGGGCTTCACCCCTTGCTGGCGGTCAGTGGTGCCATCGCACTGGTGCCGCTGACCAATATTCTCGGAGGCAGCGGCTTTCTTGCGGTGTACGTGGCCGGTCTGGTGGTCGGCAACCGGCCGGTGCGCGCCTTCGCCAACGTGCTCAGCGTGCAGGACGCTGCGACCTGGCTGGCACAGATGCTGATGTTCCTGGTGCTGGGTCTGCTGGTGACGCCTTCGCATCTGCTCGATCTGGCCTTGCCAGCCCTCGCGATCGCTGCCTTCCTGATGCTGGTCGCGCGCCCGATCGCGGTGGTCCTCTGCCTGTGGCCCTTCGGCTACGGCAAGCGCGAGCTGGCTTTCGTGTCCTGGGTCGGACTGCGTGGCGCCGTGGGCATTTTCCTGGCCTCGGTACCAATGCTGGTGGGGCTTCCGGACGCGCAGATGTACTTCAACATCGGCTTCGTGGTGGTGCTCACCTCGCTGCTGGTGCAGGGCTGGAGCCTTTCGTGGGCAGCCTTTCGTCTGGGCGTGGCGGTGCCGCGCCGGGATCCACCCTCCCGCCGCGTCGAGCTGGACCTTCCAGGCCAGCTAGAGCATGAAATGGTCGGCTATCGGGTCGCCCCCGACTGCGCCCTGGTCAGTGGTCGCGGTCGCTTGCCCGCCTGGGCCAGGCCGGTGCTGGTAGTGCGTCACGGTCGTGTTCTGTCCCCCGAGGAAGCCAGCACGCTGCAGGTTGAGGATTACGCCTACTACCTGGCACCCCCGGGACGGGTGATTCGACTGGACTGGCTGTTTGCCGAGGGGGCGGACGCGCGCGAGGCAGAGCGCGAACTGTTCGGCGAGTTCACCCTGCCAGGCAATGTGCCTTTGGGTCCGCTGGCCGATTTCTACGGGCTGAAACTCAGCCCGCGCGTGGCGGGCAAATCCGCGGCCGAACTGTTTTCCGATCGCTTTGATGATCAGCCGCAGATCGGCGATAGCCTCGAAGTCGGCGGCGCCGTTCTGGTAGTCCGCGATCTGTCTGAGGATCAGGTCAGTCGCGTCGGCCTCAAGTTCCGTTCAACGCCGCGCGCTCCCAAGTTCGGGCGCAGCTCCGCAGGGCGACTCGTCGAACGCCTGCGGCGAAAAAAGCCCGTCGGCAGCGAATCTTCCGAGGGCAGCTCGAACTGA
- a CDS encoding phasin family protein yields the protein MFDQINAQFSQYTKQLTESALRANAIAVEHFEALAALQVKAVEARLNAATAFASEAAEARDLEAAKALLPKTMSFVKDASEHLIAVSQEMVGQTLKTSEALAGLAKSNFDAASEVVARPAAVKPAPKKAA from the coding sequence ATGTTCGACCAGATCAACGCCCAGTTCAGCCAGTACACCAAGCAGCTGACCGAGTCGGCGCTGCGCGCCAACGCGATCGCCGTAGAACATTTCGAAGCCTTGGCTGCCCTTCAGGTGAAGGCCGTCGAAGCCCGCCTGAACGCTGCGACGGCGTTCGCCAGCGAAGCCGCTGAGGCGCGCGACCTCGAAGCCGCCAAGGCTCTGCTGCCGAAGACCATGAGCTTCGTCAAGGACGCCTCCGAGCACTTGATCGCCGTCAGCCAGGAAATGGTGGGTCAGACGCTCAAGACCTCGGAAGCGCTGGCGGGTCTCGCCAAGTCCAACTTCGACGCTGCCAGTGAAGTTGTCGCGCGTCCGGCTGCGGTCAAGCCCGCCCCCAAGAAGGCGGCCTGA
- the rpoH gene encoding RNA polymerase sigma factor RpoH → MEKDMTQALVAHNLPVPAAIGTLDAYIGTVNRIPVLSVDEEQALARRYQAEQNLESARKLVLSHLRFVVHVARGYNGYGLQLADLIQEGNIGLMKAVKRFDPDQGVRLVSFAVHWIRAEMHEFILRNWRIVKVATTKAQRKLFFNLRKSKRRLGWMNHEEVKAIARDLNVPESEVLEMEARLQGQDVGFDAPTDADDDARPAPVAYLEQHGADPSVRYAAEDEDENRLEILREGLASLDARSRDIVKRRWLGDGKITLQDLADEYGVSAERIRQIEAAAMKKMKALFAA, encoded by the coding sequence ATGGAGAAGGACATGACACAGGCACTTGTTGCGCACAACCTTCCGGTACCTGCCGCGATCGGCACGCTGGACGCCTACATCGGCACGGTCAATCGCATTCCGGTGCTCAGCGTGGACGAGGAACAGGCCTTGGCCCGTCGCTATCAGGCCGAGCAGAACCTCGAATCCGCCCGCAAGCTTGTGCTCTCCCATCTTCGTTTTGTCGTCCACGTCGCCCGCGGCTACAACGGCTATGGATTGCAGCTCGCTGACCTGATCCAGGAAGGCAATATCGGCCTGATGAAGGCGGTCAAGCGCTTCGACCCCGATCAGGGCGTGCGTCTGGTGAGCTTTGCGGTGCACTGGATCCGCGCAGAGATGCACGAGTTCATCCTGCGCAACTGGCGCATCGTCAAGGTCGCCACCACCAAGGCGCAGCGCAAGCTGTTCTTCAATTTGCGCAAGAGCAAGCGTCGCTTGGGCTGGATGAATCACGAGGAGGTCAAGGCGATTGCCCGTGATCTGAACGTGCCGGAGTCCGAAGTGCTGGAAATGGAGGCCCGACTGCAGGGCCAGGACGTTGGCTTCGATGCGCCGACGGACGCCGATGACGACGCCCGCCCCGCACCGGTCGCCTACCTCGAACAGCACGGCGCCGATCCGTCGGTGCGCTACGCCGCCGAAGACGAGGACGAGAACCGTCTGGAGATCCTGCGCGAAGGTCTGGCCAGCTTGGACGCCCGCTCCCGCGACATCGTCAAGCGTCGCTGGCTCGGCGACGGCAAGATCACTCTGCAGGATCTTGCCGACGAGTACGGCGTGTCGGCTGAGCGCATCCGTCAGATCGAGGCGGCAGCGATGAAGAAGATGAAGGCGCTGTTCGCGGCGTAA
- the ftsE gene encoding cell division ATP-binding protein FtsE, whose amino-acid sequence MPLLRFDAVSKRYAGGSEALSELSFDLERGEMVFVTGHSGAGKSTLLRLIHLAERASRGSVLLEGRNLAQVSAREQPFVRRRVGMVFQDHRLLLDRSLFDNIALPLLIAGLPRAEIAARVRAALDRVGLLARERSLPLGLSAGEQQRVGIARAIVAQPPLLLADEPTGNLDPQLAEDIMQLFAELPAQGTAVLVASHDLHLVRRMGKRVLVLDHGRLVDDFRPGVPA is encoded by the coding sequence TTGCCGCTGCTGCGTTTCGATGCGGTGTCCAAGCGCTATGCCGGCGGCAGCGAGGCGCTGAGTGAGCTGAGCTTCGATTTGGAGCGCGGTGAGATGGTGTTCGTCACCGGTCATTCCGGTGCCGGCAAGAGCACCCTGCTGCGCTTGATCCACTTGGCCGAGCGCGCGAGCCGCGGCAGCGTGCTGCTGGAGGGCCGCAACCTTGCGCAGGTCAGCGCTCGCGAGCAGCCCTTCGTGCGTCGGCGAGTCGGCATGGTGTTCCAGGACCACCGCCTGCTGCTCGATCGCAGTCTGTTCGACAACATCGCCCTGCCGCTGCTGATCGCTGGCCTGCCGCGCGCTGAGATCGCGGCGCGCGTGCGCGCAGCGCTCGATCGGGTCGGTCTGCTGGCCCGCGAGCGCAGCTTGCCGCTGGGGCTCTCGGCCGGCGAGCAGCAGCGCGTTGGTATCGCCCGCGCCATCGTCGCGCAGCCGCCGCTGCTGCTCGCGGATGAGCCGACCGGCAACCTCGACCCGCAGCTGGCCGAAGACATCATGCAGCTGTTCGCCGAGCTGCCGGCACAGGGCACGGCGGTGCTGGTCGCCAGCCACGACCTGCATCTGGTGCGGCGCATGGGCAAGCGCGTTCTGGTGCTGGATCATGGCCGGCTGGTCGATGACTTCCGCCCCGGAGTGCCGGCATGA
- the ung gene encoding uracil-DNA glycosylase has product MSETLERVRLHLSWKARLADALLSPEMAGLRQFLLAERERGVRIYPPAGQIFAALDSTPFDAVKVVVLGQDPYHGPGQAHGLCFSVLPGVPVPPSLANIFAEIRRDLGIEPPDHGCLLPWAQRGVLLLNAVLTVEAGRAGSHQGKGWEAFTDAVVDRLNREREGLVFLLWGSYAQAKGKFIDRTRHAVLRAPHPSPLSAYRGFMGCGHFSAANRYLEARGLGAVDWQLPQREALQAAGT; this is encoded by the coding sequence TTGAGCGAGACGCTGGAGCGGGTGCGTCTGCACCTGTCCTGGAAGGCTCGCTTGGCCGACGCGCTGCTCTCGCCGGAGATGGCGGGGCTGCGGCAATTCCTGCTGGCGGAGCGCGAGCGGGGAGTGCGCATCTACCCGCCCGCGGGGCAGATCTTCGCCGCCTTGGACTCGACGCCTTTTGATGCGGTGAAGGTGGTAGTCCTGGGCCAGGATCCTTATCACGGGCCTGGGCAGGCGCACGGGCTGTGTTTTTCCGTCCTGCCCGGCGTGCCGGTGCCGCCTTCCCTAGCCAACATCTTTGCCGAGATCCGACGCGATCTCGGCATCGAGCCGCCCGATCACGGTTGCCTGCTGCCCTGGGCGCAGCGCGGCGTGCTGCTGCTGAACGCGGTGCTCACGGTTGAGGCCGGTCGCGCCGGATCGCATCAGGGCAAGGGCTGGGAGGCCTTCACCGATGCCGTCGTCGATCGCCTGAACCGCGAGCGTGAGGGCCTGGTCTTCCTCCTCTGGGGCAGCTACGCCCAGGCCAAAGGCAAGTTCATCGATCGCACGCGCCATGCTGTGCTGCGGGCGCCGCATCCCTCGCCTCTGTCGGCCTATCGGGGGTTCATGGGCTGCGGCCACTTTTCTGCAGCCAACCGCTACCTGGAAGCGCGCGGGCTGGGGGCCGTGGACTGGCAACTGCCCCAGCGCGAGGCTTTGCAAGCCGCGGGCACTTGA
- the gspF gene encoding type II secretion system inner membrane protein GspF has protein sequence MPAFEYSALDAGGRRTRGVLQADTARSARSQLRERGLNPLTVDEAAPSAGAGARSLGSAPRALLMRQLATLVASGLPIDESLAALAEGSEGRLRSQVMALRARVLEGSTLAAAMAEYPGSFPALYRASVAAGEAAGKLDGILLRLADYAESRDALGRRVLLALTYPLLLSTVAIAVVAGLMVWVVPQVIGVFSQFGQALPLPTRMLVALSGFVQAYGLWLLLALPLLAAAAWLALRQPGARAALDAFSLRVPIWGRLARALDTARFARTLALLTAAAVPLLEALSIASQVVQNRSLREALARASLRVREGQGLSRALADSRQFPPVALRLIASGERSGRLHAMLDEAALQQERELDTALGVAMAALGPGVILLIGGLVLFVVLAILLPIFQINTLVR, from the coding sequence ATGCCTGCTTTCGAGTACAGCGCGCTCGATGCCGGTGGCCGCCGCACGCGCGGCGTGCTGCAGGCGGATACCGCACGCTCCGCCCGCAGTCAGCTGCGCGAGCGCGGGCTGAACCCGCTCACCGTCGACGAAGCCGCGCCGTCCGCCGGAGCGGGCGCGCGCAGCCTGGGTAGCGCCCCGCGCGCCCTGCTGATGCGTCAGCTGGCGACACTGGTGGCCTCGGGCCTGCCCATCGACGAGTCACTGGCCGCACTGGCCGAAGGCAGCGAGGGCCGGCTGCGCAGCCAGGTGATGGCGCTGCGCGCCCGCGTGCTGGAGGGCAGCACGCTCGCCGCCGCTATGGCCGAGTACCCGGGCTCGTTTCCGGCGCTGTATCGCGCGTCGGTGGCGGCGGGTGAGGCGGCCGGCAAGCTCGACGGCATCCTGCTGCGTCTGGCCGACTACGCCGAGAGCCGCGACGCGCTGGGCCGACGCGTGCTGTTGGCGCTGACCTATCCCCTGCTGCTGTCGACCGTGGCGATCGCCGTGGTTGCCGGCTTGATGGTCTGGGTCGTGCCCCAGGTGATCGGCGTGTTCAGCCAGTTCGGTCAGGCCCTGCCGCTGCCCACCCGGATGCTGGTCGCGCTGTCAGGTTTCGTGCAGGCCTATGGGCTCTGGCTGCTGCTGGCTCTGCCGCTGCTCGCTGCTGCGGCATGGCTGGCTCTGCGCCAGCCCGGCGCACGCGCCGCCCTGGATGCGTTCAGCCTGCGCGTTCCGATCTGGGGCCGTTTGGCGCGCGCGCTGGACACCGCGCGCTTCGCCCGCACCCTGGCCCTGTTGACCGCTGCCGCGGTGCCATTGCTGGAGGCGCTCTCGATCGCCAGCCAGGTGGTCCAGAACCGCAGCCTGCGCGAGGCGCTGGCGCGCGCTTCCTTGCGGGTGCGTGAGGGGCAGGGGCTGTCGCGGGCCCTGGCCGACAGCCGACAGTTCCCGCCGGTCGCGCTGCGCTTGATCGCCAGCGGCGAGCGCAGCGGTCGTCTGCACGCCATGCTCGATGAAGCCGCGCTGCAGCAGGAGCGCGAGCTGGACACCGCGCTCGGCGTGGCCATGGCCGCGCTGGGCCCGGGCGTGATCCTGCTGATCGGCGGCCTGGTGCTGTTCGTGGTGCTGGCGATCCTGCTGCCGATCTTCCAGATCAACACCCTGGTGCGCTGA
- a CDS encoding fasciclin domain-containing protein: MFKRLMFIAAALLIAPIAFADHHGTKKEQNVVEIAAGNPDFSTLVAAVQAAGLAETLSGPGPFTVFAPTNAAFAKLPAGTVENLLKPENKEQLVAILTYHVVPAKVLAADVGGLTEADTVNGKKLTIDTSNGVKINNATVTATDIVGSNGVIHVIDTVILP, translated from the coding sequence ATGTTCAAGCGTCTGATGTTTATCGCCGCCGCCCTGCTGATCGCCCCCATCGCCTTCGCCGACCACCACGGCACGAAGAAGGAGCAGAACGTGGTCGAGATCGCCGCCGGCAATCCCGACTTCTCCACCTTGGTCGCAGCGGTGCAGGCGGCCGGCTTGGCCGAGACCCTGAGTGGCCCGGGCCCGTTCACCGTCTTCGCCCCGACCAATGCCGCCTTCGCCAAGCTGCCGGCCGGCACCGTCGAGAACCTGCTGAAGCCTGAGAACAAAGAGCAGCTGGTCGCGATCCTCACCTACCACGTAGTCCCCGCGAAGGTGCTGGCGGCCGACGTGGGCGGCCTGACTGAAGCCGATACCGTGAACGGCAAGAAGCTCACGATCGACACCAGCAATGGCGTCAAGATCAACAACGCCACCGTGACCGCCACCGACATCGTCGGCAGCAACGGCGTGATCCACGTGATTGACACCGTGATTCTGCCGTAA